The genomic interval TGTACAGCCAGTGTGGGAACATGATGATGGCCCTGGGCCAGAACCCCCCCAACGCCGAGGTGCTCAAGGTCCAGGGGAACCCCAAGAGTAATGAGATGAATGTAAAGATACTGGACTTTGAACACTTTCTGCCCATGCTGCAAATAGTGGCCAAAAACAAGGACCAAGGCCCCTATGAGGATTATGTCAAAGGACTTCCGGTGTTTGACAAGGAAGGAAATGGTGCCGTCATGGGTGCTGAAATCCGGCACGTTCTTGTCACACTGGGTCAGAAGATGACAGAGGATGAAGTAGAGATGCGGGTGGCAGGGCACGAGGACAGCAATGATTGTATCAACTATGAAGAGCTTGTCCGCATAGTGCTGAATGGCTGAGGACCTTCCCAGTCTCCCCAGAGTCCGTGCCTTTCCCTGTGTGAATTCTGTATCTAGTCTGAAGGCTTCTAGGCTCTCATCTCAGCACCTTTCCCATCTTGTCTCTCTTGGATGATGTCTGCCGTCAGAATTCACCAAATAAAACTTGctctccagcaaaaaaaaaatattgactctatcaatgtcaatatcctagTCACATTGTACTATAGTTTTGGAAGATGTTACTATTGGGGGAAACTGGGCAAATGGTACGTGAGATTTttctgcattattattattattattattattattatcattattttgaaacagagttttgctctcattacccaggctggagtgcaatggcgcgatctcggctcaccgcaacctccgcctcctgggttcaggcaattctcctgcctcagcctcctgagtagctgggattacaggcgcgtgccaccatgcccagctaatttttgtatttttagtagagacggtgtttcaccatgttgaccaggatggtctcaatctcttgacctcgtgatccacccgccttggcctcccaaagtgctgggattataggcgtgagccactgcgccaggcctattattatttaacttcttaGGTGCTGGGGGAACTCGCTTCTGAATTCAgctacattctttctttctttctttctttctttttttttttttttttgagagtcttgctctgtcattcaggctggagtgcaatggcaccatctcagctcactgtaacctctgcctccccagctgaagcaattctcctacctcagcctctcgagtagctgggactacaggtgtggggcaccatgcctggctaatttttgtgtttgttgttgttgttgttgttgttgttgttgtttttgagacggagtttcactcttgttacccaggctggagtgcaatggcgcgatctcggctcactgcagcctccgcctcctgggctcaggcaattctcctgcctcagcctcctgagtagctgggattacaggcacgcgccaccacgcccagctaatttttttgtatttttagtagaaacggggtttcaccatgttgaccaggatggtctcgatctctcaaccttgtgatccacctgcctcggcctcccaaagtgctgggattacaggcttgagccactgcgcccggccttaatttttgtgtttttagtggagacggggtttcactgtgttgaccaggatgatcttgaactcctgacctcaagtgattctcccaccttggcctcccaaagtgctgggattacaggtgtgagccaccacccctggcctgcattttttcttataactgcatgtgaatctacaattatctcacaattaaaagtttaattaaatatatatacagtaaattagaagagaaaaaactTAAACACTAACAAATTCCTAGAAAGTAACCTAAAAGATAAAGGAATTTCATTATGTCATTCAACAGAGCCATTTGAATGAAAAATTCATGTTGGCCATAGGTTATGCTGATGTATACATTCCTGAGACTTCTGTTCTGTTGCAGGAAGGCATTCCCTTTCAGTGCCAGTAGAAACAGAAGGATAAGCAGAGTTgcagaggtagagagagaaaatggaaacaatagaGAGGATGGTTCTTcttagagccttttttttttttttttggagacggagttttcgctcttgttacccaggctggagtgcaatggcgcaatctcggctcaccgcaacctccgcctcctgggttcaggcaattctcctgcctcagcctcctgagtagctgggattacaggcacgcgccaccatgcccagctaattttttgtatttttagtagagacggggtttcaccatgttgaccaggatggtctcgatctctcgacctcgtgatccacccgcctcggcctcccaaagtgctgggattacaagcttgagccaccgcgcctggcattttttttttttttttttttttttgaggcagagtttcgctcttgttacccaggctggagtgcaatggcgcgatctcggctcaccgcaacctccgcctcctgggttcaggcaattctcctgcctcagcctcctgagtagctgggattacaggcacgagccaccatgcccagctaattttttgtatttttagtagagacggggtttcaccatgttgaccaggatggtctcgatctcttgacctcgtgatccacccgcctcggcctcccaaagtgctgggattacaggcttgagccaccgcgcccagcttttagAGCCTTTTATAAATATTCTGTCACCTGGCTGTCTGTTTTCTAACCAAATGACCAAAAGGAATGAATGACTGTGCCCTTTCTGTGATAGAGACCCACCAGAGACCTGAGGGTAAGGGAGGAATCTAAGTCTTGCCTCACATATGCCAAATCTTACCTAATCTCTCATACATATTTCTCCACTCCAGTCCCCAAGACTTCACCCTGAatgccctcctcaccctcccagaATCCCATCTTCCTAGCCACCCCACTACCCAGAATGGAGCATTCATGCACACATCTAATATATCACTGCCTGACTTCTCATCGTGGGTCCAGTCGACCAGGTCCCTCTGTAACATTcatcttagttttaaaaaaacataagaGGGACTTGGTTGGCAAAAATCCAGGGGTAATGAATCCTATGTTCTAGAAACAGTGAGGCTGAACTATTTCAATTTGCAAGTAAGAGCTGGCAGGAAACCAACAGAGCAAATTCCTCTTGGGGGAAAAACAGGCTGGTTAGTTAACTTGTAGGTCTGTAAGGTGGgcagatttctttaaaaagcaaacaaagcaaTTTTAGACTTGAGAGACTTAATTGCTATCCAAGGCCAAGAATATGAATAATGTTATACAAAAACCTTGCTCAAGTGAGAATTCTGCAGTCGAAGCATTTTGACTCTAATAGCTAAAGTTTAAAGGAGAAGACTatagaaaagaatgtttatttatccactcctatattattatataaaccATTCATGGTAGTGAGATAtaaatctcatctttttttttttttttttcactgtagcAAAAAAAGGTGATGCTTTTCAGAATTTCTATGTCTAAGAAAATAAAGAGtcaggccaggcgtagtggctcatgcctgtaatcccagcactttgggaggccgaggcggatgaatcacctgaggttgggagttcgagaccagcctgacgaacatgaagaaaccctgtctctactaaaaatacaaaattagttgggtagggtggcgcatgcctgtggtctcagctacttgggaggctgaggcaggagaatcgcttgaaccgggaggcggagattacagtgtgctgagatcacgccattgcactccagcctgggcaacaagagcaaaactccatctcaaaaaaaaaagaaaagaaagagtcaaGCTGCTTTTGTAGGTTACAGATAATGTTAggattcttttacatttgttcttCCCTCAATAAAATGAGACATTTCATTTATGCAAAAggtaaaattagaaaactaataATGGCTTAATAGCAGTTCTAGATCACTTTGTAATGAAGGACAGGAAAGGCATATATAAATAGAATTCaaagataataaaacatttatttgctttAACCCTTTCCCTTTCTCATACCACTCCCTGTCCACCTAAAACAGTAGCAAAGAAGTGAGAGAAAGTCATACAGGAAGACAAGCAACAAAGTAAAGCATCTGAGAAAACTTCACCtgtgttatttttctaattatagacATCATTGTGAGCATCACTGGAtggacaaatatttatatataaaaatgctcatttcggctgggcactgtggcttatgcctgtaatcccagcactttgagaggccaaggcaagtggatcacctgaggtcaggagttcttgatcagcctggccaacatgatgaaaccccatctctactaaaagtaaaaaaaaattagctggatgtggtgatgtgcacttataatcctagttactcaggaggctgaaactgggacgttcctagctactcaggagaattacttgaacctgggaggcggaggttgcagtgagccaagaccgtgccacctcactcaagcctgggctaaagagcaagactctatctcaaaaaaataaaaaacaaattaaaaatagaaaaaaaatacgcATTATttctggtggtttttttgttttttgtttttgagacagaatctcactctgtcacccaggctggagtgcaatggtgctatcttgactcactgccatctctccgccttctgggttcaagtgattctcctgcctcaagctcctgagtagctgggaccacaggtgcatgccactatacctggctaattttttttatttttagtattggcagggtttcaccatattggccaggctggtctcgaactcctgacctcgtgatccatctgcctcggccttctaaagtgctgggatcacaagggtgagccactgtacccacccCAGGCCTTTGGGTTgttttattatagtttaaaaaaaatgtaaatgtccaAAAGTAGGACACATTTAAGTAATTTTTGGTATATTGATATGATGAAATGCTTTGCAGCCATTAAAAGAAGTCACATTTTCAAGTAGTAAAAATTAAAGAGTCCAAATACCTGCTAATGGtaggaaaaaggaggaaaggaaactcATGTGATACCAGTGGAAAAGTAAATTGTTATAGCTCCTTTGAAAAGTAATCTGGCAATatctattcaaataaaaaaaatactattcaaaTAAGAAGCCTGATGTAAGCAAAGAgtatcaaacatttttttcctaaagaaaagaaaagcaggtaaGGACTATGCTCTAGATTCTTCTTatgaaaatacagaataattttcATGGAAATAATCAAAACAGAGAGAACTTATTTTCAACTCCCTGACCCCTCTTATAATGTCTGTGGGGGGCCCAACTCTGTGATCCTCAAGCCTTGCCTTTCTCTTCATAAACCAGCCCTTCAGGTCATACTGTCTCTCATCTGGCAACTATTCAATGATGTTTATGGATCCCCATATTATACAGGGCATCAaaattcttccctttcttcaCTCTCTTCTTCCTACCGCACCATACAATTATGTTAAAAATGGCTGAGTCTGGTTAACTCTGGATCTGCAGTGTGTCTCCTGCCTGTCCCTTTCTCCTCATTCCTACACCTGTTGTCTTGACTGGACACTGTATTACCTTTCACCTGACATTGAATAGCATAACTGgttttcctgctgctgctgcttcttctttttttttttttttttttttttttttgagatggactttcactcttgctgcctaggctagagctaatggcgcaatctcagctccctgcaacctctgcctcccaggttcaagcaattctcctgcctcagcctcccgagtagctggaactacaggcgtctgccaccatgcccgactaatttttatatttttagtagagatgaggtttcgccatattggccaggctggtctcctactcctgacctcaggtgatccacccacctcgacctcccaaagtgctgggattacaggcataagccaccacacctggccagttttcctgcttctttaTCCATCCCTTCTCCAAGTTAGGTTACACACTGTGACCAGCAGTCCTCCATGAAACTAAGACCATGATACTCTCCTGTCCAGAACACTTGATGCCTCCTCATTAGGTAAGGAGCAAACCCCAGTTCCCCGGCACAACAACCCACGTTTCTGAGTACTTGGCTCGAAACAGGGTCTGAACTTGCAGCCCCGGTGCCTTTGTGCATTGAAGCAGTGTCCTGAGTTGAATAGTCTGCCTCCAAAATTTGGGTCtgcccagaacctcagaatgggACCTTATTGGGAAATAGTGTCTTTGCAGAAGTCGAGTTAAAATGAGGTCCAGTTGGATTAGGGTGGGCCCCAAATCTGATAACTGGTGTCCTTAGAataaaggccatgtgaagacagagaggCACACAGAGTTAAGACGGCCATGTAGAGATGGAGGTAGAAATGAAGTGATGCAGCTATAGGCAAAGAAATAGCACAGATCACTGGCAGCTGCCAGAAACCAGATGTCCAGAAAGGATTCTTCCTTAGAACCTTTAGAGGGAGCATGGCCCCATGGACACGTTGATTTTTTTGGACTTCCACCttctagaactgtaagagaataaacgtctattttttttttttttttttagacggagtttcgctcttattacccaggctggagtgcaatggcgcgatctcggctcaccgcaacctccgcctcctgggctcaggcaattctcctgcctcagcctcctgtgtagctgggattacaggcacgcgccgccatgcccagctaattttttgtattttttttagtagagacagggtttcaccatgttgaccaggatggccttgatctcttgacctcgtgatccacccgcctcggcctcccacagtgctgggattacaggcttgagccaccacgcctggcctacgtCTATTGTTTTAAGTCAGCAAGTtaatggtaatttgttatagtagccttagaaaactaatataggctgggggcagtggctcacacctataatcctagtaccttggtaggctgaggtgggagaatggcttgagcccaggagtttgagaccagcctgggcaacataatgaaaccctgtctctacacaaaatcaaaaattaaccaggcctggtggtgcatacctctagtcccagctatttaagagggtgacatgggaggattgcttgagtcctggaggtcaaggctgcagaggcCATGATccagctcactgcactccagtctgggtgacagaatgagaacttttttgtttttgtttttgtttttcacctgggtgcaggtgggctaaggctgaaAAGAGCGTTAGCCCAGAATGAGACCCTTTACATAACACAGTTGGTTAGGAATTTTTTAGtgcaaagaagaaaagcaaaaacctcAATTTagcttaaggaaaaagaaaaatgtatcataAAGATATTTCTGTATTTCAGGGGACCCACAGTCAGAAATGCAGCTAAGACTCATGAACATCCAGAATCAGAGACACACAGGCCACCAGGGTTCTCTCTCTAGGACATTTTCCCCTTTGtagctgttttatatttttctctctcttcctctctctcactcctctctctgtcttttctctctcagaTTCTCTCCCTGCATTTCTCAAAGTCATAGTTATCAGTAGATTCCAGATTTACCTTTCATACCCAAAGGGAAATTGACTACTTTTTTCAGTAGTCTCCGGAAAGAACTGATTGGTTTCAAAAAGTCTCAGGGAAGAACTGATTCGTCTGCTGGGTAAGAATTCCACCAACATTCACTAGCCAATACTATGTGGTCAGGAGGTGGGATTGCATGGTATGGAGATGATTTCACCCTGTGGATGAAGTGGTGCTGGGGTGGCAAGGGAAGGAAACCATAGGTCGGTGATATTCATGCTTTCCTTTTTCTAGAAATCCCTCTTTCTCTTATTCATTATCTCTGCTTGTTGAAATTGTACATGTCTTTCAAGGTTTGGCTTAAATGTCACTTTTCCCACAAAACATGTTAGTCTTTGCTATTATATCATGAATCCTCAAAAGCAGATACAATATATCTTATTTCTTCCTATATTCTCTTTCCCTAAGCAAGCCTCAGATGTTTGTGGATGCTCCTTGAAGCCTTCCTGGGTCTACAGATTCAGAAGTCATCCTACCATCTCCAGGCTTCTAAGATACTTTGAACTTCTTTTGTAGCACTTACCTAccatcttctgtctttttttttttttttttttgagacggagtcttgctctgttgcccaggctggagtacagtggtgcaatctcggcttggtgcaacctttgcctcccagcttcaagcgattctcctgcctcagcctcctgagtagctgggattacaggtgcatgctaacaagcctggctaatttttgtatttttagtagagatggggtttcaccatgttgacctgtctggtcttgaactcctggccttaggtgagccacctgccttggcctcccaaagtgctgggattacaggtatgagccaccatgcccaaccctgtCTTTTTCTTTGAAGATACTTCTAAACAGGTTTCTCCTCCTCTCCAAGGTGTCAGGTCATTGTAGACAGGATCCAGTACTTTGCACATGACAGTCAGGCAGTAATTCTTTGTTAAGTATAATTCCCCCTCCCGACCCCCTCAAAAGTccaattaataatatataaagttAGTTTCAATGGAAATATAATTGCATATAAAATGCTAATGTATTTTGGGTCCCACTATAGGACCCAGCTTCCTCTACTATTCTCAGCTCACATAATGAACTCAAAccacatcttattttattttatttttactttttgagaaaaaaaaatttttattttattttaatctttttctgtcatccaggctggagttcagtggtgactacggcttattgcaacctccgtctcctgggctcaatcaatcctcccacctctgcctcctgaatagctgggaccacaagcacctgccatcacacctaggtaattttttgtattataccTTCTTGCATAATGTAGTGAAGACCCCTCTTCTACGGTCATGGCTGGGCCTTGAAGGGTAGCGACCAGAGGAAAGACATCCTGCCAGAAGCTCATCCACTCAGACCCTAAGTACTGTGGGAAGGAGTGCGAGACTGAAGAAGTGGGAAATGAGCCTCCGCACAATGCTCCTGAATGTCGGAGCTGTGCTTTGGAGCTGTGCCCTGGACTGCTGGTCTGGCAGGGCCTGGGTGGGGAAGAGGAGGCCTGCAGAGGAGAGTTGCAATCTAGAGATCACTGCAGCTCATCTTCGGATGCTGAAACTGTGTGAAGAGTAGCGAAGTCGGGAACTCACATGTGCCAGTGTGGAGAGCGGGCCACCGCTCTCCAGCACTCCAGGCTTTTGAGGCTCCCTTCTTGCATCTGGACACCATCCCAAGCAAAGAATACCAACTGGGAGTTGAACTTTgataagagacagaaaatacagTTAATAGGAAATTTAAGAACACTCCTGCCCCACATCCAAGCTGGGTAGAGGGGTTAGGAAAAAGACCAGTTatagcaaaattttttaaaatttattttttttgagatggagtttcactcttgttgcccaggctggagtgcaatggtgcgatgtcagttcactgcaacctccaccaccggggttccagcaattctcctgcctcagcctcttgagtagctgggactacaagtgcctgtcaccatactcagctaattttttgtacttttagtagagatggggttacactatgttggccaggctggctttgaactcctggcctcaagtgatccgcctgcttcggcctcctaaaatgctaggattacaagtgtgagccactgcacccagcctagttacagcaaattttaaaactacagtATTACAACCAAAAATGAAATGTgaggctctgccactcactatTAATCAGTGTTTGGCTATGTCTTTGTTCTATGTTGATCAGTCATATCACTACAATGTGGTGAATTTGCACCTTTTACGCTCAGGACCCTcttagagtttttttgttttgttttgttttttgtttttgtttttgtttttgtttttgttttgagacgaagtcttactctgtcacccaggctggagttcagtggcaagatcttggcttactgcaacctctgcctcccaggttcaagtgattctcctgcctcagcctcccaagtagctgggactatgtgcacatgccactatacctaagtttttgtatttttagtagatacagggtttcaccgtgttagccaggatggtcttg from Saimiri boliviensis isolate mSaiBol1 chromosome 3, mSaiBol1.pri, whole genome shotgun sequence carries:
- the LOC101029561 gene encoding myosin light polypeptide 6-like: MCDFTEDQIAEFKEAFQLFDLIHDGKILYSQCGNMMMALGQNPPNAEVLKVQGNPKSNEMNVKILDFEHFLPMLQIVAKNKDQGPYEDYVKGLPVFDKEGNGAVMGAEIRHVLVTLGQKMTEDEVEMRVAGHEDSNDCINYEELVRIVLNG